TGGTACGGATGCACCCTCTCCTGCTCGCACGCGGTGGACGGCTTCGTACTGCGCACCGGGCCGTATAAAGGGCAAAAGGTCATCGTGGATGGGCCGGAGTATGAGAATGCCGCCGGCCTGGGCGCCAACTGCGGCATCTTCGACCCGGACTATATCATTGAGGCCAATTTCTACTGCGACACCTATGCCCTCGATACCATTTCCGTGGGTACCGCCATGGCCTTCGCCATGGAATGTTACGAGATGGGCCTCATCGACAAGCGGGCCACTGGTGGGCTGGATTTCCGCTTCGGCAACGCCGAGGCGGCCATCGAGGCCATCCATCAGATGGGGCGCGGCGAGGGCTTCGGTGCCATCATCGGCCAGGGCGTGCGCCGCATGAAAAAGATCTTCGCCGAGCAGTACGGCGCCGACCCCAAAATCCTCCAGGACATCGGCATGGAGGCCAAAGGGCTGGAGTTCTCCGAGTATATGCCGAAGGAGTCGCTGGCCCAGCAGGGCGGCTATGGCCTGGCCTCCAAAGGTCCTCAGCACGACGAGGCCTGGCTCATCTTCATGGACATGGTGAACAATCAGATACCCACCATGGAGGATAAGGCTGAGGCCCTGCACTATTTCCCCATCTGGCGCACCTGGTTCGGCCTGTGCGGCCTGTGCAAACTGCCGTGGAACGACATCGTCCCGCCCGATAACGCCCTGACGGACGAGCCGGCCAAAATCCCCGAGCACGTCCGCAACTACGTCGAAATCTTCTCCGCCGTCACCGGCCGGGAGGTCACGTCCGAGGATCTACTGCTGATGTCCGAGCGCGTCTATAACTTCCAGCGCGTCTTCAATCTGCGCATGGGCTTCGGCACCCGCGAGCACGACAAAATCCCCTACCGGGCACAGGGTCCAGTCACCGTGGAGGAGTACGAGTCGCGCGCCGAACGCTACGACAAGCAGTTGAAGGCGCTGGGCTATGATGTCGAGAAGATGAGCACGCCGGAAAAGGTGGCCGCCCTGCGGGCCCATCGCGAATCGCAGTATGAGAAGCTGGTGGATGCGGTCTATGCCCGCCGCGGCTGGACGAAGAACGGCGTGCCGAAGGTGGAGACGCTCCAGCGCCTGGGCATTGACTATCCTGACGTGGTGGAGATCGTGCGCCGCGCAGGTGGATGAGGTGTCCATGACTTCATCAGCCGGCCAGGAGCCTGCCGTCGTGCGCGTCAACG
This region of Anaerolineae bacterium genomic DNA includes:
- a CDS encoding aldehyde:ferredoxin oxidoreductase, which produces MSHHIAEMKAAHRLLAEFTYEKYPVQRGYTNRTLYINLSDNTIASKPVSEEMKEKFTGGKGFGLWLLWHGIRDTTKWNDPENEIVISTGPIGGITTYPGTGKSLVVSLSPLTDSVMDSNVGGYFGPYLKFAGWDAIEIQGKAEKDVIIFIDGDTGRITIEEAPLEPVDTHLLTDILVQMYGGDDHHARRAISTVTAGSGAQHTRFGCLNFSWYDLRRRAARVKQAGRGGIGTVFRDKRIKALVVKFSDLKADSNGPADLGRLQRVGAKMHKEIHDYDDQQCGMRRHGTSYLVGIMNDYDLLPVHNFRYGSHPDGHKIDVKVWDARFTQGVPDGCWYGCTLSCSHAVDGFVLRTGPYKGQKVIVDGPEYENAAGLGANCGIFDPDYIIEANFYCDTYALDTISVGTAMAFAMECYEMGLIDKRATGGLDFRFGNAEAAIEAIHQMGRGEGFGAIIGQGVRRMKKIFAEQYGADPKILQDIGMEAKGLEFSEYMPKESLAQQGGYGLASKGPQHDEAWLIFMDMVNNQIPTMEDKAEALHYFPIWRTWFGLCGLCKLPWNDIVPPDNALTDEPAKIPEHVRNYVEIFSAVTGREVTSEDLLLMSERVYNFQRVFNLRMGFGTREHDKIPYRAQGPVTVEEYESRAERYDKQLKALGYDVEKMSTPEKVAALRAHRESQYEKLVDAVYARRGWTKNGVPKVETLQRLGIDYPDVVEIVRRAGG